GCTGAGCGCGTGGCGGTGGTCAGGTAAGTGAATTCGCGAGCCCGGTCCCGCGGGGGAGCCCGAACCGGGCACGAGCGCCGAGCGAGTGAGCACCGATGAGAGACGCCGGAAACATCTTCGCCGATTTACCTGCAGAACGGCCCGCGGGCGAGCTGTTCGAGACGCTGCTGCAGCACCCGAATTGGAAGATCGAGCGCATTACGTCGTGGGGGCACGCAACAGCGCCCGGCGAGTGGTTCGACCAACGCACCGACGAATGGGTGATTCTGCTCGCGGGCGCAGCGCGCCTTCATATCGAGGGCGAACCCACTGCGCGCGAACTCGGACCGGGCGATTGGGTGTTCCTCCCGGCCCACCTGCGGCACCGCGTCGAATGGACGGACGAGACGCGGCCGACCGTGTGGCTGGCGTTTCATGCAGCAGCGGGAACCGCCCAGGATTAGGAACAATCGCGCGTGAATTCGCGGCGCTGAAATCGTAGCGCTTGCGAACGGACGTCGCGAGCGAAGTCGAACCCGGCGAAGCCCCATCGGAACCCGATGCGAACTCAACACGAGATGCTTTCTAAATCCTGTTCATCCCGTTCATCTTGTCAGAAGTCTTCTTTCGATCTCATACCGAATCGTGCGGATGACTTGTCTTCTGTAGCCGGCCTCCGTGAGGCCGGGGAGCCACCGACCGTGGATATCTCGGCCTCACGGAGACCGGCTACAGAAAATCAAAACGAGATCGTATCACTCACACCGGCCGTTCGCCTCAAACGCCAGTGAGCATTCGCCGCGCGGTTCGCGCGGTTTCACCTCACTCACCTTCGCAGCGAGTACAGCACGATCGCACTTGCGATGCGGAGCGCGCTTTCTTTGTCGTGGCCCAGACAGTCCGCGGACTTGTGCCCCTCGATCGCGCACCCGATGTCGTACTTGCTGTACACCACCACCCAGCGCCCGTCGAGCTTGATGCCCTCGAGTTCCACCGGGTAGGTCCGGAGTTCCTTTTCCGGCCCGGTTCCCTCGGCGTTCTCGCGCCGGCACTTCACGCTGCGCAAATCGATTCCGGCCTGCGTCGCGATCTGAAACAGCGGCTCGGACGGGGGGATCGGGACGAGCTTCTGGCCCGGGAACATCTTCCCCATTGAATCGCGGAACGACAGGTCGAAGGCGCGCCACTGCTTGATGTCGTTGCACGCCGCGTCCGCGAGCAGCAGCCCGCCCGTTTGCAGGTTCGCCTTCACGTTGTCCGCTTCGTCCGGGGTGAACTGGACCGGCTTGCGCCCGTGCAGGTACATGAACTTGAACTTGGTCACCTTGTCGTCGGACGGCGCGAGCACCTCGCTCGTGAGCGCCACATCGAGCTTCGCGTGCTGCCCCAGGTACGACATCAGGTTCCGCAGCGCGTCCGACGCCGGCGGTTGCTGCACGCTCGCGTCGCTGACGTACTTCAGTTGCAGTGCGCGGAACTTGCTGCGCGCGATGCCCCCGCTGTCGGCCGCCACGAGGATCGTCTTCGTAAGCTTCGGCTTGGGGAGTTCCATCCCGGTCGCGTAGGCGATGATGTTGCGAGCCAAACAGAACGCCTTCTCTCCGCGGTTCTTCGGGTCGCGCCCGTCTACCGGCATGAACCGGCGCTCCTCCCAGTACCCGGCGAGCGGGCTGGGGCTGAAGATCGCGACCGTGCGGCACCCGCGGTCCAGGTACATCAGGTCCGGGAAGTCGCCCGGGCTCACCCCGGGGAACATTTGCCAGATCGCGTGTTCCGGGGGCACCTTTTTCAGCGCGTTACCGGGGAAGATGCGCCCCACGAGGCCCTCGAAGGACGCCGCGAATTCCTTGTCCCCGCAGCACGCCTCGGCCATCAAGAACCCGCCCTCCTCGACGTACCGCTTGAGGATCTGCTCGGAGACCGAGAGCGTCGCATCGGTCGGGCGCGTCACGAACGGCATCGGGCCGTGCCCGTTGAGGTACACGACGGGCGATTGCAGGAGCAGCCCGACCTCGGAGTCGATCTTCTCCTGCGTCGAGAGGTCCTGGAGGCGCGGGTCGTACACCTGCCACGACAGCGGGGCGCCGTCGAAGATCTCGCGCTGGGCGAACTCGACCACGTTGCGGCAATCGTTGTGCTTGCGGTTCCAGTTCGGGACGCTGGTGATGGTGTCATCGGGATTGCGCTCGGTGAGGATCGCCTGGTCCCTTTTGCCCACCTCGCCCCGGATGTGGTTCCCCCACGCGAACTTGCTCACGAGCACCGGGGTGCGCCCCTTCGACAGGTACAGCAGCGCGAACGCAGTCGTGATGACCGGGTAGTTGCTGTCGATGCCCTTGGCGGTGTTACCGGTGTACGCGAACGAGCCGTCGATCTGCTGCAGCTTCAAGAGCGACACACAGCCCGCGCGGTACCAGTCCATCTTGCCGATGAACCGCTGCCCCGAGAGGCGCCCGAGGCGCTCGATGCCGTAGTAGTTGTAGAAGTACGACTTGCCTTCCTCGAAGTTGAAGTTGGCCCCGATGTAGAACATGCCCTTCGCGAGTTCGGTGTTGTCCGCGTAGATCCCGCACTTGGCCGCGACGCCGGTCGCGGGGTTGAGTTCCTGCTCGCTCTGGTCCAGGCCCATGTTGGCGATGAGCAGGCCGCACGCGCCGCCGACGCTCATGGTGAAACTCGGCCCCTCCCCGCCGGCGTTGTGGTACATCCAGTACCCGGCCTTCGGGTTCAGCTTGTCCGGCTGCTGCGTGCGCGAGTAATACCCCTGAATGTCCTTCCAAAGTTGGTCCTCGATCTTCACCCCCGCGGTTTTCGCTGCGTACAACCCGAGCAGCGCGTACTGCGTGTTGGAGTTGTCGGCGATCTGGTTGCCGGGGTAGCTCCAGCCCTCCAGTTTGCCCCCCCGTCGAAGCGCCTTGTCCTTGAACCACTCCACGTTCTGGGCGAGTTTGGGGAGGTCTTTCTTGTCCCGCGAGGCGATCATCGCTTCGGCCAGCGCCATCGTTTGGAGCGCGACGACGTAGGTCTTGGCCGGGGTGAGTTTGCGGAGGTAGTCGAGTCCGCCCTTGACGGTCGGGTCATCGACTTTGACGCCGGAGTTGAGCAGCGCGAGCACGGCCAGCGCGGTGGGTCCGCCGTCCATGTCCACGAGGGACTTGAGGATGAGCCCCTCCCAGTTCCCGTTGTTCTTCGCGGCTTCTTTTTTGAGAAACCCCACGCCGTTATCGATGGCCGTCTTCACCTTGTCGACGAGTTCGCCGTCCGGGTTCGCGGCCTTCGGCGGGGGCGGCGCGGGTTGTGCAACGGTGGGCGTGGGGGAAACGAGGAGTAACCCGGCGCAGAGCGCGAGGCCAACGGCCAACAGCGAACGGGTCATATCGGGAACCTCCGGGCGCCAACAGCCCGCCCTCCGCGCCCCCGCATTCGCCGGGCGGGTTCGGAGGGCCGGGTCGACTTTAACGCCCATTATACACTCACCACCGCAGCGGTTTCTGCCACGCTTCTTTGAGTGTCCCCAGTTTAACCCAGAGGAGCCATTCGCCGTTGGCGCCGGCGACGCGCAATCGGGGGTCCGACACGGTGGTACCCACCCGCGTAACCGGCACACCGGCCAAAGACGCCTCGAACGCCGGAGCGTGTTCCGGCTTCACTTCCATGAGGAAGCGACTCGGCGACTCACTGAACAGTTTCACCTCATCGGACAGGTTCCCGGGCAGCGAATTGATGTCGGCCCCGATCCCGCCCGCGAACGCCATTTCTGCCGCCGCGACCGCGAACCCGCCCTCACTCAAGTCGTGGCACGATCGCACCAGTCCCTGAGCGATGGCCGAATGCACGCCGGCAAACAGTTTGGGCGCACCGGCGAGATCGACCCTCGGCACATTCCCCCCGGTGCGCCCGGTCACGAGGTTGAAGTGCGAACCGCCGAGTTCGTCCTTCGTGGCGCCCACGAGATAGAGCGCGTTGCCCGCTTCTTTCAGGTCCATTGTGACGCACTTGCGAACGTCCGGTACGCGCCCGAGTGCGGTCACCAAGAGCGTGTGCGGGATGTCGAGCCGCTCGCCGTTCTTGCCGGTGTACGTGTTGTTCAGACTGTCCTTACCACTGATGAACGGCGTACCGAACGCGACCGCCACGTCGCGACACGCTTCCGCGGTGCGAACGAGCGCGCCGAGCACCTTCGGATCGTGGATGTTCCCCCAACAGAAGTTGTCGAGGATCGCGACCCGCTTCGGGTCCGCACCCACCGCGACCACGTTGCGCACGGCTTCATCGATGGCGGCTGCCGCCATCCAGTACGGGTCGAGATCGGCGAACCGGTGGTTGATCCCGCACCCGACCGCGGCGCCGGTCCAGGAACCGAGCACCGGTATCACGACCGAAGCGTCCGAAGGCCCGTCGTTCATCACGCCCACGAGGGGCTTGATGGCACTGCCCCCCTGCACCTCGTGGTCGTACTGGCGGATGACCCATTCTTTCGAGCATACCGAATAGTGCCCCAGGATCGCGACGAGCGCGTCTTGCGGCGTTTGTGCGGCCGGGGCGCTCGGCTGGGCCGGGACCGGTTCCGCCGGCGCCCATTCCGCGTTCTTGACGACGGTGGGGCGCCCGTCGTGAAGGAAGTGCATGTCGAGATCGGCGACGACGTCCCCCCGATACGACAATTTCAGGCGCCCGCTGTTCTCGAACGTGCCCAGAATGGCGGCCTCGACGTCCTCGCTCTCGCACAGTGCTTGCAGTTCCGGCCACTTCTCCTGCGGCACGGACAGCACCATCCGTTCCTGCGATTCCGAGATCCAGATTTCGGTGTAGCTCAACCCTTCGTACTTGAGCGGCGCCTTGTCCAAATGCACCGTCGCACCGAGGTCCGCTCCCATCTCCCCGACGGCCGACGAGAACCCGCCCGCGCCGCAATCGGTGATCGCGGTGAACAGCCCGCGGTCGCGCGCCTGAATGATGACGTCCTGAACCTTCTTCTCGGTGATCGCGTTGCCGATCTGCACCGCCCCGCCGCTCACCGTTTCCGACTCGTGTGTAAGTTCCAGGCTGGAGAACGTGGCGCCGTGAATCCCGTCGCGCCCGGTGCGGCCGCCCACCGCGACGATCAGGTCGCCGTCGTAAACCTTCTTGAACGCTTTATCGCACGGGATCGTGCCGACGGTGCCGCAGAACACGAGCGGGTTCGCGAGGTAGCGCTCGTCGAACAAGATCGCGCCGTTGACCGTGGGGATGCCCATCCGGTTGCCATAGTCGCGCACCCCGGCCACGACGCCGCGCATCACGCGCCGCGGGTGCAACACGCCCTGCGGGAGCTGGTTCGGATCGAAGTCCGGCGGGGCGAAGCAGAACACGTCGGTGTTGCACACCGGCTTCGCCCCGAGACCGGTCCCGAGCAGGTCGCGAATGACCCCACCGAGCCCCGTATTCGCGCCGCCATAGGGCTCAATCGCGGACGGGTGGTTGTGCGTCTCGACCTTGATGCAAATGTGGAAGTTGTCATCGAACTTCACAATGCCCGCGTTGTCGGCGAACACGCTCACGCACCAGTCGTCCGCACCGAGTTGCTGCCGAATGGTCTGCGTCGCGCCGAACACGGTCTCTTTGAGGAGGTTCTTGTACGTGCGCGTTTCGCCGGTGGAGTGATCGCGGAGCGTGATGGTGCCCTTGAGGGTCTTGTGCGAGCAGTGCTCGGACCACGTCTGCGCGATCGATTCGAGTTCCGCGTCGGTCGGTTCGCGGTTCAAGTCGCGGAAGTGCGCCTGAACCACCTTCATCTCGTCGAGCGAGAGCGCGAG
The Gemmata palustris DNA segment above includes these coding regions:
- a CDS encoding DUF4159 domain-containing protein; this translates as MTRSLLAVGLALCAGLLLVSPTPTVAQPAPPPPKAANPDGELVDKVKTAIDNGVGFLKKEAAKNNGNWEGLILKSLVDMDGGPTALAVLALLNSGVKVDDPTVKGGLDYLRKLTPAKTYVVALQTMALAEAMIASRDKKDLPKLAQNVEWFKDKALRRGGKLEGWSYPGNQIADNSNTQYALLGLYAAKTAGVKIEDQLWKDIQGYYSRTQQPDKLNPKAGYWMYHNAGGEGPSFTMSVGGACGLLIANMGLDQSEQELNPATGVAAKCGIYADNTELAKGMFYIGANFNFEEGKSYFYNYYGIERLGRLSGQRFIGKMDWYRAGCVSLLKLQQIDGSFAYTGNTAKGIDSNYPVITTAFALLYLSKGRTPVLVSKFAWGNHIRGEVGKRDQAILTERNPDDTITSVPNWNRKHNDCRNVVEFAQREIFDGAPLSWQVYDPRLQDLSTQEKIDSEVGLLLQSPVVYLNGHGPMPFVTRPTDATLSVSEQILKRYVEEGGFLMAEACCGDKEFAASFEGLVGRIFPGNALKKVPPEHAIWQMFPGVSPGDFPDLMYLDRGCRTVAIFSPSPLAGYWEERRFMPVDGRDPKNRGEKAFCLARNIIAYATGMELPKPKLTKTILVAADSGGIARSKFRALQLKYVSDASVQQPPASDALRNLMSYLGQHAKLDVALTSEVLAPSDDKVTKFKFMYLHGRKPVQFTPDEADNVKANLQTGGLLLADAACNDIKQWRAFDLSFRDSMGKMFPGQKLVPIPPSEPLFQIATQAGIDLRSVKCRRENAEGTGPEKELRTYPVELEGIKLDGRWVVVYSKYDIGCAIEGHKSADCLGHDKESALRIASAIVLYSLRR
- the purL gene encoding phosphoribosylformylglycinamidine synthase subunit PurL — its product is MLWELEIRPLGKDGERERVCDEFDLLTHAERGGDHISASARGFLLEGDLTDEHRARLTSEVLVDPLVEVGEFAPIGTRAAHSYTVLLKPGVMEPVAQTVLEAVQLLGIPVTAVRTFRRYFGPPELPSLDRDVLFRKVLANDAIEQIVVGPVKADHLGFGAPYKFELRTVPVRDLDDVGLVKLSKDNTLALSLDEMKVVQAHFRDLNREPTDAELESIAQTWSEHCSHKTLKGTITLRDHSTGETRTYKNLLKETVFGATQTIRQQLGADDWCVSVFADNAGIVKFDDNFHICIKVETHNHPSAIEPYGGANTGLGGVIRDLLGTGLGAKPVCNTDVFCFAPPDFDPNQLPQGVLHPRRVMRGVVAGVRDYGNRMGIPTVNGAILFDERYLANPLVFCGTVGTIPCDKAFKKVYDGDLIVAVGGRTGRDGIHGATFSSLELTHESETVSGGAVQIGNAITEKKVQDVIIQARDRGLFTAITDCGAGGFSSAVGEMGADLGATVHLDKAPLKYEGLSYTEIWISESQERMVLSVPQEKWPELQALCESEDVEAAILGTFENSGRLKLSYRGDVVADLDMHFLHDGRPTVVKNAEWAPAEPVPAQPSAPAAQTPQDALVAILGHYSVCSKEWVIRQYDHEVQGGSAIKPLVGVMNDGPSDASVVIPVLGSWTGAAVGCGINHRFADLDPYWMAAAAIDEAVRNVVAVGADPKRVAILDNFCWGNIHDPKVLGALVRTAEACRDVAVAFGTPFISGKDSLNNTYTGKNGERLDIPHTLLVTALGRVPDVRKCVTMDLKEAGNALYLVGATKDELGGSHFNLVTGRTGGNVPRVDLAGAPKLFAGVHSAIAQGLVRSCHDLSEGGFAVAAAEMAFAGGIGADINSLPGNLSDEVKLFSESPSRFLMEVKPEHAPAFEASLAGVPVTRVGTTVSDPRLRVAGANGEWLLWVKLGTLKEAWQKPLRW
- a CDS encoding cupin domain-containing protein: MRDAGNIFADLPAERPAGELFETLLQHPNWKIERITSWGHATAPGEWFDQRTDEWVILLAGAARLHIEGEPTARELGPGDWVFLPAHLRHRVEWTDETRPTVWLAFHAAAGTAQD